One part of the Lapillicoccus jejuensis genome encodes these proteins:
- a CDS encoding FHA domain-containing protein, with amino-acid sequence MSDQEGWGEELDREVTRRAPDPATMRFQGVGEPEKVEVDVRGLSAEDQATIEALRPGTALLLVLRGPNAGARFLLDDELVTTGRHPDSDIFLDDVTVSRKHAEFRREGSGYHVHDVGSLNGTYVNREIVEDAALRTGDEVQIGKFRLVYHAARGQ; translated from the coding sequence ATGTCGGACCAGGAGGGCTGGGGCGAGGAGCTCGACCGTGAGGTCACCCGGCGCGCGCCGGACCCGGCGACGATGCGCTTCCAGGGCGTCGGTGAGCCGGAGAAGGTCGAGGTCGACGTCCGCGGGCTGTCCGCGGAGGACCAGGCGACGATCGAGGCGCTGCGCCCCGGCACGGCCCTGCTGCTCGTCCTGCGCGGCCCCAACGCGGGGGCCCGCTTCCTGCTCGACGACGAGCTCGTCACGACCGGGCGGCACCCCGACAGCGACATCTTCCTCGACGACGTGACGGTCTCGCGCAAGCACGCCGAGTTCCGCCGCGAGGGGTCGGGCTACCACGTGCACGACGTCGGGTCGCTCAACGGCACCTACGTCAACCGCGAGATCGTCGAGGACGCCGCCCTGCGCACGGGCGACGAGGTCCAGATCGGCAAGTTCCGGCTCGTCTACCACGCCGCCCGCGGTCAGTGA
- the gcvH gene encoding glycine cleavage system protein GcvH, which produces MSDLEYPDTLRYTADHEWVQEREDGTIRIGITAYAQDALGDVVYVQLPAVGDTVTVGDTCGEVESTKSVSDVYAPVTGEVTEVNAALDGTPELVNSAPYTDGWMYAVRPSGELPGDLMDAATYRGTLG; this is translated from the coding sequence ATGAGCGACCTCGAGTACCCCGACACCCTCCGCTACACGGCGGACCACGAGTGGGTGCAGGAGCGCGAGGACGGCACGATCCGGATCGGCATCACCGCCTACGCTCAGGACGCGCTCGGCGACGTCGTCTACGTGCAGCTGCCCGCGGTCGGGGACACGGTCACCGTCGGCGACACGTGCGGCGAGGTCGAGTCGACCAAGTCGGTCAGCGACGTCTACGCCCCGGTCACGGGCGAGGTCACCGAGGTCAACGCGGCGCTCGACGGCACGCCGGAGCTGGTCAACAGCGCGCCCTACACCGACGGCTGGATGTACGCCGTCCGTCCCTCCGGCGAGCTGCCGGGCGACCTCATGGACGCCGCGACGTACCGCGGCACCCTGGGCTGA